In the Acidovorax sp. A79 genome, one interval contains:
- the nadA gene encoding quinolinate synthase NadA codes for MTTTTAVLNRIDVEYEQPLGTQEGSVCSTKHAWARVPPEPTAPERAALKERIRRLLKEKNAVMVSHYYVHPDLQDLAEETGGLVSDSLEMARFGRDHAAQTLVVSGVRFMGETAKILSPEKTVLMPDLDATCSLDLGCPIDAFSAFCDAHPDRTVVVYANTSAAVKARADWLVTSSCALDIVGALKAAGQKILWAPDRHLGAYIQRETGADMVFWNGACIVHDEFKAFELESLKKEHPRAKVLVHPESPADVIALADAVGSTSAILKAAREMDATEFIVATDNGMMHKLRTLNPGKVFIEAPTAGNSATCKSCAHCPWMAMNGLADVARVLETGANAVHVDPALIPRARQPIDRMLAFTAALKNGQPASALVPHLGAA; via the coding sequence ATGACCACCACCACCGCCGTGCTGAACCGCATCGATGTGGAGTACGAGCAGCCGCTCGGTACCCAGGAGGGCTCCGTCTGCTCCACGAAACACGCCTGGGCCCGCGTGCCGCCCGAGCCCACTGCACCTGAGCGCGCCGCGCTCAAGGAGAGGATCCGCCGCCTGCTCAAGGAGAAGAACGCGGTCATGGTGTCGCACTACTACGTGCACCCCGACCTGCAGGACCTGGCGGAGGAAACCGGTGGCCTGGTGAGCGACTCGCTGGAGATGGCGCGCTTTGGCCGCGACCACGCCGCGCAGACGCTGGTGGTGAGTGGCGTGCGCTTCATGGGCGAGACGGCCAAGATTCTGAGCCCCGAAAAGACGGTGCTCATGCCGGACCTCGATGCGACCTGTTCGCTCGACCTGGGCTGCCCCATCGACGCATTCAGTGCGTTCTGCGATGCCCATCCCGACCGCACCGTGGTGGTCTACGCCAACACCAGCGCGGCCGTGAAGGCGCGCGCCGACTGGCTGGTGACTTCGAGCTGCGCGCTCGACATCGTGGGGGCCCTCAAGGCCGCGGGCCAGAAGATCCTGTGGGCGCCCGATCGCCACCTGGGCGCCTATATCCAGCGCGAGACCGGTGCAGACATGGTGTTCTGGAACGGCGCCTGCATCGTGCACGACGAGTTCAAGGCCTTCGAGCTGGAGTCGCTCAAGAAGGAGCACCCCCGCGCCAAGGTGCTGGTCCACCCGGAGAGCCCTGCGGACGTGATCGCCCTGGCCGATGCGGTGGGCTCCACCAGCGCCATCCTCAAGGCCGCGCGCGAGATGGATGCCACCGAATTCATCGTGGCCACCGACAACGGCATGATGCACAAGCTGCGCACGCTCAACCCCGGCAAGGTGTTCATTGAGGCGCCCACCGCCGGCAACAGCGCCACCTGCAAGAGCTGCGCGCACTGCCCCTGGATGGCGATGAACGGCCTGGCCGACGTGGCGCGGGTGCTGGAGACCGGTGCCAACGCGGTCCATGTGGACCCCGCCCTGATTCCGCGCGCGCGCCAGCCGATTGACCGCATGCTGGCCTTCACCGCCGCGCTCAAGAACGGGCAGCCGGCCAGCGCCCTGGTGCCGCACCTGGGCGCTGCCTGA
- the nadC gene encoding carboxylating nicotinate-nucleotide diphosphorylase encodes MTLSNQQSMDHDVAALAQADVARALAEDVGAGDLTAGLIDPARRARARILARESAVICGAPWAEAALRALDPTMGIIWHVAEGQRCAPDQVVLELTGNARALLSAERTALNFLQLLSAVATKTRTYVDVVAGTRAQIVDTRKTLPGLRLAQKYAVRVGGGTNHRIGLHDAVLIKENHIAAAGGVTAVLKAAQAVAAQATFIEIEVETLAQLAEALEAGARMVLLDNMPLPTLREAVRINAGRAILEISGGVTLDGLRALAETGVDRISIGTLTKDVKATDFSMRLQELS; translated from the coding sequence ATGACGCTTTCGAACCAACAGTCCATGGACCATGATGTGGCGGCCCTGGCCCAGGCCGATGTGGCCCGCGCCCTGGCGGAAGACGTGGGCGCAGGTGACCTGACCGCCGGCCTGATCGACCCCGCCCGCCGCGCCCGCGCGCGCATCCTGGCGCGCGAGTCCGCCGTGATCTGCGGCGCGCCCTGGGCCGAAGCCGCCTTGCGCGCGCTCGACCCCACCATGGGGATCATCTGGCATGTGGCCGAGGGCCAGCGCTGCGCGCCCGACCAGGTGGTGCTGGAACTCACGGGCAATGCCCGCGCGCTGCTCAGCGCCGAGCGCACGGCGCTCAACTTTCTGCAGCTACTGTCGGCCGTGGCCACCAAGACCCGCACCTATGTGGACGTGGTGGCCGGCACGCGCGCCCAGATCGTGGACACGCGCAAGACCCTCCCCGGCCTGCGCCTGGCACAGAAGTACGCTGTGCGCGTGGGCGGTGGCACCAACCACCGCATCGGCCTGCACGACGCGGTGCTCATCAAGGAAAACCACATCGCCGCCGCCGGTGGCGTGACCGCCGTGCTGAAAGCCGCGCAGGCTGTGGCCGCGCAAGCCACGTTCATCGAGATCGAAGTGGAAACGCTGGCGCAGCTGGCCGAGGCGCTGGAAGCCGGCGCCAGGATGGTGCTGCTCGACAACATGCCCCTGCCCACGCTGCGCGAGGCCGTGCGCATCAATGCCGGACGCGCGATTCTGGAAATCTCCGGCGGCGTCACGCTCGATGGCCTGCGCGCGCTGGCAGAGACCGGCGTGGACCGCATCTCCATCGGCACGCTGACCAAGGACGTGAAGGCCACCGATTTTTCGATGCGCCTGCAGGAGCTGTCATGA
- the panB gene encoding 3-methyl-2-oxobutanoate hydroxymethyltransferase translates to MTATSTVSATPYGTLPPASPLPQRRPVSLPRLAQMRAAGEKITMLTAYDATFAAVADAAGVECILVGDSLGMVCQGLPSTVGVGLDTMAYHTASVARGLHRVQGTAWLVADLPYGTYAESREQALRSACVLMQAGAHMVKLEGGGWTAPTVEFLVQRGVPVCAHLGLTPQTVHALGGYRVQGKTDDDARTLRQEAHELQDAGAAMLVLEMVPAALAAALTAELPRCHTIGIGAGNGTAGQVLVLHDMLGMNLGKMPKFVHNFMSDAGSVRGAMEAYVQAVKQGRFPDNAVHAW, encoded by the coding sequence ATGACTGCCACCAGCACCGTTTCCGCCACGCCCTACGGTACCCTGCCGCCCGCATCGCCCCTGCCCCAGCGCCGCCCCGTGAGCCTGCCGCGCCTGGCGCAGATGCGCGCGGCGGGCGAGAAGATCACGATGCTGACCGCCTATGACGCCACCTTCGCGGCCGTGGCCGATGCGGCGGGGGTGGAATGCATCCTGGTGGGCGACTCGCTGGGCATGGTGTGCCAGGGCCTGCCCAGCACGGTGGGCGTGGGCCTGGACACCATGGCCTACCACACGGCCAGCGTGGCGCGCGGCCTGCACCGCGTGCAGGGCACGGCCTGGCTGGTGGCCGACCTGCCGTATGGCACCTATGCCGAGAGCCGCGAGCAGGCCCTGCGCAGCGCCTGCGTGCTGATGCAGGCGGGTGCGCACATGGTCAAGCTCGAAGGCGGGGGCTGGACCGCGCCCACGGTGGAGTTCCTGGTGCAGCGCGGCGTGCCGGTGTGCGCCCACCTGGGCCTCACGCCGCAGACCGTGCATGCCCTGGGCGGCTACCGCGTGCAGGGCAAAACCGACGACGACGCCCGCACGCTGCGCCAAGAAGCACACGAACTGCAGGACGCAGGCGCCGCCATGCTGGTGCTGGAGATGGTGCCCGCCGCGCTGGCCGCGGCCCTCACGGCCGAGCTGCCGCGCTGCCACACCATCGGCATCGGCGCGGGCAACGGCACGGCCGGCCAGGTGCTGGTGTTGCACGACATGCTGGGCATGAACCTCGGAAAAATGCCGAAGTTCGTGCACAACTTCATGTCGGACGCGGGCAGCGTGCGCGGCGCCATGGAGGCGTATGTGCAGGCCGTCAAGCAGGGGCGTTTCCCGGACAACGCGGTACACGCCTGGTAA
- the panC gene encoding pantoate--beta-alanine ligase: MLIAHSIADLRQALAARCHPAFVPTMGNLHDGHIALVRQARPLGDVTVASIFVNRLQFLPHEDFDSYPRTWEADCAQLRAAGCDVLFAPREADLYPEPQTFKVHPDPALADMLEGQFRPGFFVGVGTVVMKLFACVLGQSGGTAVFGKKDYQQLMVIRQMVRQFALPIDIVAGETCRAADGLALSSRNGYLGREERQEAVALPQALRQLAGQWTARPPAAGAALEQQAVDALRARGWQPDYLTVRRRADLQPPTAQDGPGMLVALGAARLGGTRLIDNLEF; the protein is encoded by the coding sequence ATGCTGATCGCCCACTCCATCGCCGACCTGCGCCAGGCCCTCGCCGCCCGCTGCCACCCCGCCTTCGTGCCCACCATGGGCAACCTGCACGACGGGCACATCGCCCTGGTGCGCCAGGCCCGGCCCCTGGGCGACGTGACCGTGGCCAGCATCTTCGTGAACCGCCTGCAGTTCCTGCCGCACGAGGACTTCGACAGCTACCCCCGCACCTGGGAGGCCGACTGCGCGCAACTGCGGGCCGCGGGCTGCGACGTGCTGTTCGCCCCGCGCGAGGCCGACCTGTACCCCGAGCCCCAGACCTTCAAGGTGCACCCCGATCCCGCATTGGCCGACATGCTCGAAGGCCAGTTCCGCCCCGGCTTCTTCGTGGGCGTGGGCACGGTGGTGATGAAGCTGTTCGCCTGCGTGCTGGGCCAGAGCGGCGGCACGGCGGTGTTTGGCAAGAAGGACTACCAGCAGCTCATGGTGATCCGCCAAATGGTGCGGCAGTTCGCATTGCCCATCGACATCGTGGCGGGCGAGACCTGCCGCGCGGCGGATGGGCTGGCGCTGAGTTCGCGCAACGGCTACCTCGGCCGCGAGGAACGCCAGGAGGCCGTGGCCCTGCCGCAGGCGCTCCGGCAGCTGGCGGGGCAATGGACTGCCCGGCCGCCAGCCGCAGGCGCGGCGCTGGAGCAACAGGCCGTCGATGCCCTGCGCGCACGCGGCTGGCAGCCCGACTACCTCACCGTGCGCCGCCGCGCCGACCTGCAGCCGCCCACGGCGCAGGACGGGCCGGGCATGCTTGTCGCCCTGGGGGCGGCGCGCCTGGGCGGCACGCGGCTCATCGACAACCTGGAGTTCTGA
- a CDS encoding alpha/beta fold hydrolase, with protein MNNTPLHAVDPPQLVLIPGLAGDATMWQAQLPALPAALRPVVATAHARPDAQRIEDMAALVLAEHPGALLLCGASMGGMIAMEAARQAPGRVAGLALLGTTARPETPDMRALREAAMELFAQGRLREVIEPNVAFAFHPANAARPALVQAYLDFVLRAGAQQLVRQNRAVIHRPDARLHLPRVACPTLVACGAADQLTPPECSEEIAALIPGAHHAVLAECGHMLTMEQPEAVNRLLLEWIARGGWGH; from the coding sequence ATGAACAACACCCCCTTGCATGCCGTCGACCCTCCCCAGCTCGTTCTGATACCCGGCCTGGCCGGTGATGCCACCATGTGGCAGGCCCAGCTGCCGGCCCTGCCGGCCGCGCTGCGCCCCGTGGTGGCCACGGCCCACGCGCGGCCCGACGCGCAGCGCATTGAAGACATGGCCGCGCTGGTGCTGGCCGAGCATCCCGGGGCCTTGCTGCTGTGCGGCGCCTCGATGGGCGGGATGATCGCCATGGAGGCCGCGCGCCAGGCGCCCGGGCGCGTGGCCGGCCTGGCGCTGCTGGGCACCACGGCCCGGCCGGAGACGCCCGACATGCGCGCGCTGCGCGAAGCCGCGATGGAACTGTTCGCCCAGGGCCGCTTGCGCGAGGTGATCGAGCCCAATGTGGCGTTTGCCTTTCACCCCGCCAATGCGGCACGGCCCGCGCTGGTGCAGGCCTACCTCGACTTCGTGCTGCGCGCCGGCGCGCAGCAGCTGGTGCGGCAGAACCGCGCGGTCATCCACCGGCCCGATGCCCGGCTGCACCTGCCGCGCGTGGCCTGCCCCACGCTGGTGGCGTGTGGCGCCGCCGACCAGCTCACACCGCCCGAATGCTCCGAGGAGATCGCGGCGCTCATCCCTGGCGCCCACCATGCCGTGCTGGCCGAATGCGGCCACATGCTCACCATGGAGCAGCCCGAGGCCGTCAACCGCCTGCTGCTGGAATGGATCGCGCGGGGTGGTTGGGGGCATTGA
- a CDS encoding putative zinc-binding metallopeptidase, producing the protein MRVFNCDHCGHLVFFDSVQCLHCGSTLAFLPDQLAMAALAPAPQDGPGLWRRMGERGTANYSGRLYRMCHNHTEYQACNFAVPANDYADLCASCRQTRILPDLSEAANLGRWKQIEAAKRQLFYTLARLGLEPVPGRYGPVFEFLADLPGGPAILTGHLGGTITLNVAEADDDERARRRIALGEPYRTLIGHLRHESGHFYWDQLVRDGGRIDAFRNVFGDERQDYAAALDAHYARGNELGDWAARHVSAYAAAHPWEDWAETWAHYLHMIDLLETAASYQAGVTVPDPHAAIRHHVTDPFATPRPAFQDMVRQWVPLTLMLNSLNRSLGQHDAYPFALSSGAMVKLRFVHDLVQAQAPQGGVQAVPSEAL; encoded by the coding sequence ATGCGCGTATTCAATTGCGACCATTGCGGTCACCTGGTGTTTTTTGACAGCGTGCAATGCCTGCACTGCGGCAGCACGCTGGCATTCCTGCCAGACCAGCTCGCCATGGCCGCCCTGGCGCCCGCGCCGCAGGACGGCCCGGGCCTGTGGCGCCGCATGGGCGAGCGCGGCACCGCGAACTACAGCGGGCGGCTGTACCGCATGTGCCACAACCACACGGAGTACCAGGCGTGCAACTTCGCGGTGCCCGCCAACGACTATGCCGACCTGTGCGCCTCGTGCCGCCAGACGCGCATCCTTCCCGACCTCTCGGAAGCCGCCAACCTGGGGCGCTGGAAGCAGATCGAGGCGGCCAAGCGCCAGCTGTTCTACACGCTGGCGCGCCTGGGGCTGGAACCCGTCCCCGGCCGGTACGGACCGGTCTTCGAATTCCTGGCCGACCTGCCCGGCGGCCCCGCGATCCTCACCGGCCATCTGGGCGGCACCATCACGCTCAACGTGGCCGAGGCGGACGACGACGAGCGTGCCCGCCGCCGCATCGCCCTGGGCGAGCCCTACCGCACGCTGATTGGCCACCTGCGGCATGAATCCGGCCATTTCTACTGGGACCAGTTGGTGCGCGACGGCGGCCGCATCGACGCCTTCCGCAACGTATTTGGCGACGAGCGGCAGGACTACGCCGCCGCGCTGGACGCGCACTACGCCCGGGGCAACGAGCTGGGCGACTGGGCCGCGCGCCATGTGAGCGCCTATGCCGCGGCCCATCCGTGGGAGGACTGGGCCGAAACCTGGGCCCACTACCTGCACATGATCGACCTGCTGGAGACGGCGGCCAGCTACCAGGCGGGCGTGACGGTGCCCGACCCGCATGCCGCCATCCGCCACCATGTCACCGACCCCTTTGCCACGCCGCGCCCCGCGTTCCAGGACATGGTGCGCCAGTGGGTGCCGCTGACCCTCATGCTCAACAGCCTGAACCGCAGCCTGGGCCAGCACGATGCCTACCCGTTCGCGCTGTCCTCCGGCGCCATGGTCAAGCTGCGTTTCGTGCACGATCTGGTGCAGGCGCAGGCCCCCCAGGGCGGCGTGCAGGCGGTGCCGTCCGAGGCGCTGTAA
- a CDS encoding BON domain-containing protein, protein MKYARALAFAAVAGITIVTATGCSVARNQQTMGSYVDDAGITTAVKAKMAEDKSVSATSISVETLNGTVQLSGFAKSQTEKNQAEAIARNTKHVREVRNSIVVRP, encoded by the coding sequence ATGAAATACGCACGTGCCCTCGCTTTTGCCGCAGTCGCCGGCATCACCATCGTCACGGCCACCGGCTGTTCGGTGGCCCGCAACCAGCAGACCATGGGCTCCTATGTCGATGATGCCGGTATCACCACCGCCGTGAAGGCCAAGATGGCGGAGGACAAATCCGTCTCCGCCACCTCCATCAGCGTGGAAACGCTGAACGGCACGGTACAGCTGTCGGGCTTTGCCAAGTCGCAGACCGAGAAGAACCAGGCCGAGGCCATCGCGCGCAACACCAAGCATGTGCGCGAAGTGCGCAACAGCATTGTCGTGCGCCCCTGA
- a CDS encoding DUF1328 domain-containing protein, with translation MLHYAVVFLVIALIAALFGFGGIAAGAVGIAKILFFVFVIMAVVTFVLGLLKKG, from the coding sequence ATGTTGCATTACGCAGTTGTTTTTCTGGTGATCGCGTTGATTGCAGCCCTTTTCGGCTTTGGCGGCATTGCTGCCGGGGCCGTGGGCATCGCCAAGATTCTGTTCTTTGTCTTCGTGATCATGGCTGTCGTGACCTTTGTCCTGGGGCTGCTCAAGAAGGGCTGA
- a CDS encoding CHASE3 domain-containing protein, protein MSLKENTRIWLPKVRKMALSLPMALLAAMVLVGINETGHMRSQDAVEQMTHGQNTRKAVNTLLQSMLDAETGQRGYLLTGNETYLEPYDKAVASVQTNLDGLRELFMDAPDDMQEFALLSRQISRKLAEMELSLRLRRQGNEDAWKFILHTDVGKEHMEAIRKHALELIARSDRHVKQGQEQIEQSLMLSRIGIATVTVIGLLAFYMYLRQAQALQVVNLREQALLERERDRLEGLVRDRTATLSELANHLQQVREEERGHLARELHDELGALLTAAKLDVARLKSKIDATVPEVAERLKHLTETLNSGIALKRRIIEDLRPSSLSNLGLTAAIEILTREYAERAGIEVETSLEAVQLPDASQLTVYRMVQEALTNIGKYAKASKILVSVHGYPTHVAVQVRDDGVGFDPATVRPTSHGLSGMRHRVESAGGRLSITSRAGSGTLVSAVLPLQHRSADAPKPPALDV, encoded by the coding sequence ATGAGCCTCAAAGAAAACACCCGCATCTGGCTTCCCAAGGTTCGCAAGATGGCGTTGAGCCTGCCGATGGCGCTGCTGGCGGCCATGGTGCTGGTGGGGATCAATGAAACGGGGCACATGCGTTCGCAGGATGCGGTCGAGCAGATGACGCACGGCCAGAACACGCGCAAGGCCGTCAATACCCTGCTGCAGAGCATGCTGGACGCGGAGACAGGCCAGCGCGGCTACCTGCTCACCGGCAACGAGACCTACCTGGAGCCCTACGACAAGGCCGTGGCCAGCGTGCAGACCAATCTGGACGGGTTGCGCGAACTGTTCATGGATGCCCCCGACGACATGCAGGAGTTCGCACTGCTGTCGCGGCAGATCTCCCGCAAGCTGGCGGAGATGGAGCTGAGCCTGCGCCTGCGCCGGCAGGGCAATGAGGACGCCTGGAAATTCATCCTGCACACCGACGTGGGCAAGGAGCACATGGAGGCGATCCGCAAGCATGCGCTGGAGCTGATCGCGCGCAGCGACCGGCATGTCAAGCAGGGCCAGGAGCAGATCGAGCAATCGCTCATGCTGTCGCGCATCGGCATCGCCACGGTCACCGTCATCGGGCTGCTCGCGTTCTACATGTACCTGCGCCAGGCGCAAGCGCTGCAGGTGGTCAACCTGCGCGAGCAGGCCCTGCTCGAGCGCGAGCGGGATCGCCTGGAGGGACTCGTGAGGGACCGCACCGCAACGCTTTCCGAACTGGCCAACCACCTGCAGCAGGTGCGCGAAGAGGAGCGCGGGCACCTCGCGCGCGAGCTGCACGATGAACTCGGCGCGCTGCTCACGGCGGCCAAGCTGGACGTCGCGCGGCTCAAGTCCAAGATCGATGCCACCGTGCCCGAGGTGGCGGAGCGGCTCAAGCACCTGACCGAAACGCTCAACAGCGGCATCGCGCTCAAGCGGCGCATCATCGAGGACCTGCGGCCTTCATCGCTCTCCAACCTCGGGCTGACCGCGGCCATTGAAATCCTCACGCGCGAATATGCCGAGCGCGCCGGCATCGAGGTGGAGACCAGCCTGGAGGCGGTGCAGTTGCCCGATGCCTCGCAGCTCACGGTGTATCGCATGGTCCAGGAGGCCCTGACCAACATCGGAAAGTACGCGAAGGCCAGCAAGATCCTGGTGTCGGTGCATGGCTATCCCACCCATGTGGCGGTGCAGGTGCGTGACGACGGGGTCGGCTTCGACCCGGCGACGGTGCGCCCCACGTCGCATGGCCTGTCCGGCATGCGCCACCGCGTGGAGTCCGCGGGCGGCCGGCTGTCGATCACCTCGCGCGCGGGCAGCGGCACCCTGGTCTCCGCGGTGCTGCCGCTGCAGCACCGCTCCGCTGACGCGCCCAAGCCCCCCGCCCTGGACGTGTGA